A single Dreissena polymorpha isolate Duluth1 chromosome 14, UMN_Dpol_1.0, whole genome shotgun sequence DNA region contains:
- the LOC127857012 gene encoding uncharacterized protein LOC127857012 isoform X2, which yields MGKCSGCVSGYYGDFCNIQCSSNCIGGCNQSTGESLVCVTGFEGRFCEVIPDKKVSTQIVSLSGVGIAGWEIASVLALVVVLGLVVFCRRRVKTAQEVNKKPEWTDDRYYNVKSMKGAVSVSIRPDSTPY from the exons ATGGGAAAATGTTCGGGATGTGTGTCGGGATACTATGGAGATTTTTGCAACATACAATGTTCAAGTAATTGTATAGGAGGATGTAATCAAAGTACCGGGGAAAGTTTGGTCTGTGTAACAGGATTTGAGGGAAGGTTTTGCGAAGTTATACCTGATAAGAAAGTTTCAACGCAGATTGTTTCACTGTCTGGTGTTGGAATCGCAGGATGGGAGATTGCTTCTGTCCTGGCCTTAGTCGTCGTGCTTGGACTTGTAGTGTTTTGCCGAAGACGGGTTAA AACGGCACAAGAAGTAAATAAGAAACCGGAATGGACAGACGACAGGTATTACAATGTGAAATCCATGAAAG GTGCTGTTTCTGTCAGCATACGTCCGGACTCCACGCCATACTAG
- the LOC127857014 gene encoding uncharacterized protein LOC127857014, which yields MYTRIYTEAYDSMASEADDIAKFTATVIAVAITIGVAITFLSIVLLVYFRMRENGGKRAVKEDNSYTRIDSDNLTEATSARSNYNQLADTRDIHTYVELN from the exons ATGTATACCCGGATTTATACAGAGGCATATG ACTCAATGGCGAGTGAAGCTGATGATATTGCTAAGTTTACGGCTACAGTAATAGCCGTTGCTATCACCATCGGCGTTGCGATAACATTTCTGAGCATTGTATTATTGGTGTATTTCAG gATGAGAGAAAACGGAGGAAAAAGAGCAGTCAAAGAGGATAACAGCTACACTAGAATTGACAGTG ATAACCTGACTGAAGCTACTTCGGCGAGATCGAATTACAACCAATTGGCTGACACAAGAGACATTCATACATATGTCGAGCTGAACTAG